The following DNA comes from Flammeovirgaceae bacterium.
ACCGGAAAGAAAAAACTGAAATACGTTTATGATCCCACTTGTGGTTCGGGTTCCTTGCTTTTGCGTGTGGCAAAAGAAGTGCAGGAAGTGAGCAATTTTTACGGACAGGAACTCAACCAAACCACCTACAACCTTGCCCGGATGAATATGATTTTGCATGATGTGCATTACCGCAGGTTTGACATCAAGCAGGAAGATACGTTGGAGCATCCGCAACACTTGGATATGCAGTTTGAAGCTATTGTAGCCAATCCGCCTTTCTCCGCCAAGTGGAGTGCCAACCCCTTATTTACCAGTGACGACCGTTTTAGCCAGTACGGTAAACTGGCTCCAAAAAGCAAAGCTGATTTTGCCTTTGTGCAGCACATGATCCATCATTTAGCGGAAAATGGCATTATGGCCATAGTTTTACCTCATGGTGCGTTGTTCAGAAGTGGAGCAGAACAGCACATCAGACGCTACCTGATTGAAGACCGTAATTATTTGGATGCAGTGATTGGCTTGCCTGCCAACCTTTTTTATGGTACACCAATACCAACGTGTATCATGGTTTTCAAAAAATGTAGGGAGCAACCTGAGAATGTCTTATTTATCAATGCTGCAGAACACTTTGAAAGAGGAACACAGAATACGTTGCGTCAAGAAGATATTGACCGCATCATAGACACTTACCGAAACCGCAAGGAAGTTCCGAAATACAGCAGTTTGGCAACACTTGGATTTATTGCCGAAAACGAATACAACCTGAATATTCCACGCTATGTAAACACATTTGAGGAAGAAGAAAAGATTGACATAGCAGCAGTTTCCAAACAATTAAAAAGTCTGGAAAAGGAAATGAAAAACACGGATGCAGAATTAATAGCTTTTTGCAAGGAACTTAAAATTGACACACCGTTCTGACTATGGAAAAACTGAAAGGAAAAAGACCGGACATCAGGTTTCCAGAGTTCAAGGACGACTGGCAACACACTAAATTAAGTGAATTGCTAAGGGAAGCCAAAAAGCGAAACATTGACTTGAAATTTGACAAAGAAGATGTGCTTTCCGTTTCCGGTGAATTAGGCATTGTAAACCAAATTGAGCATTTGGGCAGAAGTTATGCCGGTGCTTCTGTCCACAATTACCATGTAGTGGAAACAGGTGACATTGTTTACACCAAAAGCCCTTTAAAGGCAAATCCATTTGGCATTATCAAACTCAATAAAGGCAAAGCGGGCATTGTTTCTACTTTGTATGCCGTTTACAAGGTGGACAACAAAACCTGTTACGGACCTTGGATAGATTATTACTTCTCTTTAGATGTCAACACCAACCGCTATTTGCGCCCCTTGGTAAAGAAGGGTGCAAAGAACGACATGAAGATTAACAACGCTTATGTGTTGCATGATAGAATTTTTGCTCCAACCATCCCCGAACAAAAACGCATCGCCTCTTTCTTTACCGTTTTGGACAAAAAAATAGCCCAACTAAGAGAAAAGATAGCCTTGCTTGAACAATATAAAAAAGGCGTGATTCAAAAAGTTTTTTCGCAAGAATTGAGATTTAAAGATGAAAACGGGAAGGACTTTCCGAAGTGGGAATATAAATATGGTAACGAATTATTTAAAACTGTTTCAAATAAAAGCCATAATTCGGATCTGCCTATTTTAGCAATTTCACAAGAATACGGTGCTGTACCGCGCGAACTTATTAATTATCAAATTTCCGTTACGGAAAAAAGTATTGAAAGTTATAAGGTGGTTAATATTGGCGACTTTATAATAAGTCTTAGATCATTTCAAGGAGGAATTGAATATTCAAAGTATCATGGAATTTGCAGCCC
Coding sequences within:
- a CDS encoding type I restriction-modification system subunit M encodes the protein MSEDQKKQLEQQLWNIANTLRGKMDADEFRDYILGFIFYKYLAEKMEMYANSILKQDKITYKKIDEDSEKGQAMLEAIKEESLEKLGYFLKPSELFSEIAKRGNGNGEKEGVSNFILEDLQKILINIQNSTMGTDSEEDFDHLFEDMDLNSTKLGKTPEARNEVIAKVLAHLNKIDFKLEQTELDVLGDAYEYLIGQFASGAGKKAGEFYTPQQVSMVLAKLVTTGKKKLKYVYDPTCGSGSLLLRVAKEVQEVSNFYGQELNQTTYNLARMNMILHDVHYRRFDIKQEDTLEHPQHLDMQFEAIVANPPFSAKWSANPLFTSDDRFSQYGKLAPKSKADFAFVQHMIHHLAENGIMAIVLPHGALFRSGAEQHIRRYLIEDRNYLDAVIGLPANLFYGTPIPTCIMVFKKCREQPENVLFINAAEHFERGTQNTLRQEDIDRIIDTYRNRKEVPKYSSLATLGFIAENEYNLNIPRYVNTFEEEEKIDIAAVSKQLKSLEKEMKNTDAELIAFCKELKIDTPF
- a CDS encoding restriction endonuclease subunit S; translation: MKINNAYVLHDRIFAPTIPEQKRIASFFTVLDKKIAQLREKIALLEQYKKGVIQKVFSQELRFKDENGKDFPKWEYKYGNELFKTVSNKSHNSDLPILAISQEYGAVPRELINYQISVTEKSIESYKVVNIGDFIISLRSFQGGIEYSKYHGICSPAYIILRPKTEICPDFFKFYFKTDKYIQQLCSKLEGIRDGKMISYRYFSEIKLPFPTISEQEKISQFLESIEYRRVTSKHQYDELQKLKKGLIQSMFCV